The proteins below are encoded in one region of Mycobacterium pseudokansasii:
- a CDS encoding PPE family protein — protein MNFFVLPPEINSLRMFTGAGSAPMLQAAAAWDGLAEELGTAAQSFTSVTSGLTGQAWQGAAAAAMAAAAAPYAGFLEAASARAVGASASAKAVASAFEAARSAMVHPLEVAANRNAFVKLVLSNVFGQNAPLIAAAEGIYEEMWAADVSAMVGYHGGAATAASALQSWQQALSGLPGLGQAAASAVGAAAASPAAAPFGIVLSNSGLGNTGDWNVGGGNIGSFNLGNGNFGSLNSGGGNIGNLNSGGGNFGFANFGSGNTGNTNFGWGNRGNLNFGSGNFFGNGNFGFGNSFSSGNLGSGNTFNPFDFSNGNNFGDANQGAFNIGSANIGSSNIGFANIGDNNFGFGNNGNNNIGFGLTGDNQVGIGMLNAGLNNMGFGNSGNNNIGFFNSGEGNFGIFNSGTGNFGFANSGDTNSGFWNSGNTNTGFGNGGSINFGFGNGGFTNMGFGNSGDANLGLGNAGQDNTGGFNAGGSAFPGQGLNTGFFNSGSLNTGFGNAGDVNTGLFNSGDLNTSVGSALTPAGATSSGFGNTGTNVSGFFNNGNDTSGFQNRGDSGSGFQNTGDGQTGLFNSGNNNTGIGNSGSFVYGIGNTATLGFSSGLFHSGLGSSGVGNSGDGSAGLFNQGDNQAGILGQP, from the coding sequence ATGAACTTCTTTGTCTTGCCCCCAGAGATCAATTCGCTGCGCATGTTCACCGGTGCGGGATCTGCGCCGATGCTGCAGGCGGCGGCAGCCTGGGACGGGTTGGCTGAGGAGCTGGGCACGGCGGCGCAGTCGTTCACGTCGGTGACCTCGGGCCTGACTGGCCAGGCCTGGCAGGGCGCCGCCGCCGCGGCCATGGCCGCCGCGGCGGCACCATACGCGGGATTCTTGGAGGCGGCCTCGGCACGGGCGGTGGGAGCATCGGCGTCTGCCAAGGCGGTGGCGAGTGCGTTCGAGGCAGCGCGGTCGGCCATGGTTCATCCGCTCGAGGTGGCCGCGAACCGGAATGCCTTCGTGAAGCTGGTCCTTTCCAATGTGTTCGGGCAGAACGCGCCGTTGATCGCGGCTGCTGAGGGTATCTACGAGGAGATGTGGGCCGCGGATGTGTCCGCGATGGTCGGCTATCACGGTGGGGCGGCGACGGCAGCATCGGCGTTGCAGTCGTGGCAACAGGCGTTGTCCGGGTTGCCGGGCCTGGGTCAGGCGGCGGCATCGGCCGTCGGTGCGGCGGCCGCGTCACCGGCCGCGGCACCCTTTGGGATTGTGTTGTCCAACAGCGGTCTTGGAAACACCGGCGACTGGAACGTCGGTGGCGGCAATATCGGCTCGTTCAACCTGGGCAACGGGAACTTCGGCAGCCTGAACTCAGGCGGCGGAAACATCGGCAACCTCAACTCGGGTGGTGGCAACTTCGGCTTTGCCAACTTCGGCAGCGGAAACACGGGCAACACCAATTTCGGCTGGGGCAACCGGGGCAATCTCAACTTCGGCAGCGGAAACTTCTTCGGTAATGGGAACTTCGGCTTCGGAAATTCCTTCAGCAGCGGAAACCTGGGCAGTGGCAACACCTTTAACCCGTTCGATTTCAGTAACGGCAACAACTTCGGGGATGCGAACCAGGGCGCATTCAACATAGGTAGCGCCAACATCGGCTCCTCCAACATCGGCTTCGCGAACATCGGCGACAACAACTTCGGTTTCGGCAACAACGGCAACAACAACATCGGCTTCGGCCTCACCGGCGACAACCAGGTCGGCATCGGCATGTTGAACGCGGGCCTCAACAACATGGGCTTCGGGAACTCGGGCAACAACAACATCGGCTTCTTCAACTCCGGTGAGGGGAATTTCGGGATCTTCAACTCGGGGACCGGCAACTTCGGCTTCGCCAACTCCGGCGACACCAACTCGGGCTTCTGGAACTCCGGCAACACCAACACCGGCTTCGGCAACGGTGGCTCCATCAACTTTGGTTTCGGCAATGGCGGCTTCACCAACATGGGCTTCGGAAATTCGGGCGATGCAAACCTGGGCTTGGGTAACGCGGGTCAGGACAACACCGGCGGCTTCAATGCCGGCGGCTCAGCCTTCCCGGGCCAGGGCCTGAATACCGGCTTCTTCAACTCGGGCAGCCTGAATACCGGCTTCGGCAATGCGGGTGACGTCAATACCGGCCTGTTCAACTCGGGCGATCTCAACACCAGCGTCGGTAGCGCGCTCACCCCCGCCGGCGCGACGTCGTCGGGCTTCGGTAACACCGGTACCAACGTGTCGGGCTTCTTCAACAACGGCAACGACACCTCCGGCTTCCAGAACCGCGGTGACTCCGGCTCCGGCTTCCAGAACACCGGTGACGGCCAGACGGGCCTGTTCAACTCGGGTAACAACAACACCGGAATCGGCAATTCGGGCAGCTTCGTTTACGGCATCGGTAACACGGCCACGCTTGGCTTCAGCTCGGGTCTCTTCCACTCGGGACTTGGCAGCTCCGGTGTCGGGAACTCCGGTGACGGCAGTGCGGGCCTGTTCAACCAGGGCGACAACCAGGCGGGGATCCTCGGTCAGCCCTAA
- a CDS encoding PPE family protein translates to MNFSVLPPEINSLGMFSGAGSAPMLQTATARDGLSAELGSAASSFSSVTFGLAGQVWQDPAAQAMAAAATPYAGWLNVAAARAAGAAAQANAVASVFEAARTAMVRPVVVANRNQFVQLVMSNLLGQNVPAIAAAEAEYEGMWASAVATMAGYHSGVSVIAGQLASWRGALQGVAGRVAGAVSVGSIGAVAAAVGSTVAASPVAAAAASILPAINTGFGNTGAWNVGIGNIGNYNLGNGNFGSLNLGNGNRGDLNFGSGNTGPVDGNRNFGFGNWGHANLGSGNHSSNNFGFGNWGPMNVGSGNHGSYNVGFGNFGSKNLGFGNHGNNNNNNNIGFGLTGNNQVGIGGLNSGTGNIGLGNSGNNNIGFFNSGDNNVGFFNSGNGNFGFTNSGNINTGFWNTGNWNTGAGNGGNLDFGFGNGGIMDVGLGNAGSDNMGFFNSGDFNTGDFNSGGGTFPTPGGNTGSFNSSANNTGFFNSGATNTGLFNAGSVNTGLGSSIDQPGSVSGFNNTRTDVSGFNNTGPATSGLQNTNTGLGLNSGIGNSGDGGAGWFNSGTLNSGGFNTGDSQSGFFR, encoded by the coding sequence ATGAATTTTTCAGTCTTGCCTCCGGAGATCAATTCGTTGGGGATGTTTTCTGGTGCCGGTTCGGCCCCGATGTTGCAGACCGCGACGGCCCGGGATGGTTTGTCTGCTGAGTTGGGCTCTGCTGCGTCGTCGTTTTCGTCGGTGACGTTCGGGTTGGCGGGTCAGGTGTGGCAGGATCCGGCGGCGCAGGCGATGGCGGCGGCCGCGACTCCCTATGCGGGTTGGCTCAATGTCGCTGCGGCGCGGGCTGCGGGAGCGGCGGCTCAAGCCAACGCGGTGGCCAGTGTGTTCGAGGCCGCGCGGACGGCGATGGTGCGGCCGGTGGTGGTGGCCAACCGCAATCAGTTCGTGCAGTTGGTGATGTCGAATCTGTTGGGGCAGAACGTGCCGGCGATTGCGGCGGCCGAGGCCGAGTATGAGGGGATGTGGGCGTCGGCGGTGGCCACGATGGCCGGATACCACAGCGGGGTGTCGGTGATCGCCGGGCAGTTGGCGTCATGGCGGGGTGCGCTACAAGGTGTGGCGGGCCGAGTGGCCGGTGCGGTGTCGGTCGGCTCGATCGGGGCTGTCGCGGCGGCGGTCGGCTCGACGGTGGCGGCCAGTCCGGTGGCGGCTGCCGCGGCGTCGATCTTGCCGGCGATCAATACCGGCTTCGGCAACACCGGCGCCTGGAATGTGGGCATCGGAAACATCGGCAACTACAACCTGGGCAACGGAAATTTCGGCAGCCTCAACCTCGGTAACGGAAATCGCGGCGATCTCAACTTCGGCAGCGGCAATACCGGACCCGTCGACGGCAACAGAAACTTCGGCTTCGGAAACTGGGGCCACGCAAACCTGGGAAGCGGAAACCACTCCAGCAACAACTTCGGCTTCGGAAACTGGGGACCCATGAACGTGGGATCCGGCAACCACGGCTCCTACAACGTCGGCTTCGGCAACTTCGGTAGCAAGAACCTCGGCTTCGGGAACCATGGCAACAACAACAACAACAACAACATCGGCTTCGGGCTCACCGGCAACAACCAGGTCGGCATCGGCGGGCTGAACTCGGGCACCGGAAACATCGGTCTCGGGAACTCGGGCAACAACAACATCGGGTTCTTCAACTCCGGCGACAACAACGTCGGCTTCTTCAACTCGGGCAACGGCAATTTCGGATTTACGAACTCCGGCAATATCAACACGGGTTTCTGGAATACCGGCAATTGGAACACCGGCGCCGGCAACGGGGGCAACCTCGATTTCGGCTTCGGCAATGGGGGCATCATGGACGTGGGCTTAGGCAACGCCGGCTCCGACAACATGGGCTTCTTCAACTCGGGCGATTTCAACACCGGCGACTTCAACTCGGGCGGCGGCACCTTCCCCACACCGGGCGGAAACACCGGCTCCTTCAACTCGAGCGCGAACAACACCGGCTTCTTCAATTCGGGTGCCACCAACACCGGCCTGTTCAACGCCGGCAGCGTGAATACGGGCCTTGGCAGCTCAATTGACCAGCCCGGTTCGGTGTCGGGCTTCAACAACACCCGCACCGACGTCTCGGGTTTCAACAACACCGGCCCCGCCACCTCCGGCCTCCAGAACACGAACACGGGCCTCGGCTTGAATTCGGGCATCGGCAACTCGGGCGACGGCGGCGCGGGCTGGTTCAACTCGGGCACGCTCAACTCGGGTGGCTTCAACACCGGCGACAGCCAGTCCGGGTTCTTCCGCTAA
- a CDS encoding type II toxin-antitoxin system Phd/YefM family antitoxin yields the protein MEIVTSTEAKNRLNALLAEVQRTGASITITSYGRPVAMLVPIQPVPRRFGQFPNLVVPDDFDDPLPESELANWEENES from the coding sequence ATGGAGATCGTGACGAGCACCGAGGCAAAGAATCGGCTCAATGCTCTGTTAGCCGAAGTTCAGCGCACCGGCGCCTCGATCACCATTACCAGTTACGGTCGACCTGTCGCCATGCTTGTCCCTATCCAGCCGGTGCCGCGGCGGTTTGGTCAGTTCCCAAATCTGGTGGTACCCGACGACTTTGACGATCCGCTGCCTGAGTCGGAGCTTGCCAACTGGGAAGAGAACGAGTCGTGA
- a CDS encoding type II toxin-antitoxin system VapC family toxin has product MNVLLDTHTFVWLVSTPSKLDADALKVLSRSDTNLWVTAGSAWEIGVKTRLGRLDGDALLSTWSEVVADMSASELAIDSQDAILAARLPWEHRDPFDRVVVAQALRRNLTIATRDARILHAALTPTMKV; this is encoded by the coding sequence GTGAACGTATTACTCGACACGCACACGTTCGTCTGGCTGGTCAGCACGCCATCGAAGCTGGACGCCGACGCGCTGAAGGTGTTGTCTCGCTCTGATACCAATCTCTGGGTTACGGCCGGTTCGGCGTGGGAGATCGGCGTCAAGACACGCCTCGGTCGGCTCGACGGCGACGCGCTTCTGTCCACGTGGAGTGAGGTCGTTGCGGACATGAGCGCTTCCGAGTTGGCTATTGATTCACAAGATGCCATCTTGGCAGCGCGACTGCCCTGGGAGCATAGGGATCCCTTCGACCGCGTCGTCGTCGCGCAAGCCCTGAGGCGCAACCTCACGATCGCGACCCGTGACGCCCGCATCCTGCACGCCGCCCTCACTCCGACCATGAAGGTCTGA
- a CDS encoding MFS transporter, protein MTPRQRMTVVATGLGIFMVFVDINIVNVALPSIQAVYKTGEQGLQWAVAGYSLGMAAVLMSCALLGDRYGRRRGFFIGLGVFAAASMVCAVPVSLGILTVARVVQGVGAAFISVLSLALLSHAFPDPGMKARAIAGWMAIGCIGAGSAPALGGILVESMGWRSVFAVNVPLGVAVWLLTRLSVTESKDPDPTQLDWPGQLIFAPAVALLAYAIIEAPRADRQPGLMVILLSVAIVLLWFFVQHERRAVFPLIDLQLFTHPVYRSALVVYFVVMSCYFGTLMVITQHFQNVRGFTPLHAGLLMLPVPVGFGIASLLAGRAVESWGPRLPVLICLAAMIVGLALFGIAIGRVMPVVVTGLALFGAGAGGCATPLLHIAMTQVDDHRAGMAAGLINLQRSLGSIFGVALLGSILAGWLSVALPERLDDVISDPAERASVLSSVVDGANPRAHAAEIGPGNPTTSQQEQTIVRVADKEFIRGVQLAVAGAAVLLSAALALGVRRFPSGVPSAP, encoded by the coding sequence ATGACACCACGCCAGCGGATGACCGTTGTCGCGACCGGTCTCGGAATCTTCATGGTGTTTGTGGACATCAACATCGTGAACGTCGCGTTGCCCAGCATCCAAGCCGTTTACAAGACGGGTGAGCAGGGGCTTCAGTGGGCGGTCGCGGGCTACAGCCTCGGTATGGCTGCGGTACTGATGAGCTGCGCCTTGCTGGGTGATCGGTATGGGCGTCGGCGTGGATTCTTCATCGGGCTGGGGGTATTCGCCGCCGCGTCCATGGTCTGTGCGGTACCGGTCAGCCTGGGAATACTCACGGTGGCGCGGGTTGTCCAGGGCGTGGGCGCGGCGTTCATTTCGGTGCTCTCGCTTGCGTTGCTGAGTCACGCCTTCCCAGATCCGGGGATGAAAGCGCGGGCGATAGCCGGCTGGATGGCCATCGGCTGCATCGGTGCGGGTTCCGCCCCGGCATTGGGCGGGATCCTGGTGGAGAGTATGGGGTGGCGTAGCGTCTTCGCGGTGAACGTGCCGCTGGGAGTGGCCGTCTGGTTGCTGACCCGCCTGAGCGTGACCGAGTCCAAGGATCCCGATCCGACCCAGCTGGACTGGCCGGGACAGCTGATATTTGCCCCCGCGGTCGCCCTGCTCGCATACGCGATCATCGAGGCGCCGAGGGCGGACCGACAGCCCGGACTAATGGTCATATTGCTGTCGGTTGCGATCGTGCTCCTGTGGTTTTTCGTCCAGCACGAGCGTCGCGCTGTGTTTCCGCTGATTGATCTTCAGTTGTTTACCCACCCGGTGTACCGGTCGGCGCTGGTGGTCTACTTCGTGGTGATGTCCTGTTATTTCGGGACGTTGATGGTTATCACCCAGCATTTCCAGAACGTGCGCGGCTTCACTCCGCTGCATGCGGGTCTGTTGATGTTGCCGGTTCCGGTGGGGTTTGGAATTGCGAGCCTGTTGGCGGGGCGGGCGGTGGAAAGCTGGGGCCCCCGGCTGCCGGTGCTGATTTGTCTGGCGGCAATGATCGTCGGCCTGGCGCTCTTCGGGATCGCTATCGGTCGCGTGATGCCAGTGGTGGTTACCGGCCTGGCGCTGTTCGGAGCGGGGGCCGGCGGGTGCGCCACCCCGCTGTTGCATATCGCAATGACCCAGGTCGATGATCATCGAGCCGGTATGGCTGCCGGACTGATCAATCTGCAGCGGTCACTGGGCAGCATTTTCGGTGTCGCCTTGCTTGGTTCGATCCTCGCGGGTTGGCTCAGCGTCGCTCTGCCGGAGCGACTGGATGACGTGATCAGTGATCCCGCTGAGCGCGCATCGGTCCTTTCTTCGGTGGTCGACGGCGCGAATCCGCGTGCTCATGCCGCTGAAATCGGGCCCGGAAACCCGACGACGTCACAGCAGGAGCAGACGATCGTGCGCGTCGCGGACAAAGAGTTCATTCGCGGCGTCCAACTCGCGGTTGCCGGCGCTGCGGTGTTGCTCTCCGCCGCGCTGGCCCTTGGTGTGCGACGCTTTCCAAGCGGCGTTCCCAGCGCGCCATAA
- the nuoN gene encoding NADH-quinone oxidoreductase subunit NuoN, which produces MTLPSPSIEYFLLCPMLIVFGVAVVGVLVEAFLPRRMRYGAQVTLTVGGFVAAFITVIMVARSIPASGRRAVLGSVAVDRPALFLQGTMLLVAVLAVIFVAERSAHRVAAPHRVAVAAGTGGLDSFTPQASAVPGSDAEHEAERAGAAQTELFPLLTLSVGGMMVFAASNDLLTMFVALEVLSLPLYLMCGLARHRRLLSQEAALKYFLLGAFSSAFFLYGVALLYGATATLTLSGIRDSLTAQSDTSMALVGVGLLSVGLLFKVGAVPFHSWIPDVYQGAPTPITGFMAAATKVAAFGALLRVVYVALPPLHDQWRPVLWAISILTMAVATITAVNQTDVKRMLAYSSVAHVGFILTGVIADNQAGLSATLFYLVAYSFSTVGAFAIVGLIRNAEGVEDANLSHWAGLGQRSPIVGVMLSMFLLAFAGIPLTSGFISKFAVFRAAAQGGAVPLVIIGVIASGVAAYFYVRVIVLMFFTEGTDDTPQVVAPGVLSKAAIAVCALVTVVLGIIPQPVLDLAEHAAQLLH; this is translated from the coding sequence ATGACCTTGCCCAGCCCCAGCATTGAGTACTTTCTGCTCTGCCCGATGCTGATCGTCTTCGGCGTCGCGGTGGTCGGAGTGCTTGTCGAGGCGTTCCTGCCGCGTCGCATGCGGTACGGCGCCCAGGTGACGCTCACCGTAGGCGGATTCGTGGCCGCCTTCATTACAGTCATTATGGTGGCCAGGTCGATTCCGGCGTCCGGCCGACGCGCGGTGCTGGGTTCGGTGGCGGTGGATCGACCGGCGCTGTTCCTGCAGGGCACCATGTTGCTCGTCGCCGTGCTGGCGGTCATCTTCGTCGCCGAACGCAGCGCCCACCGGGTTGCCGCCCCGCACCGGGTGGCGGTCGCAGCGGGCACCGGCGGGCTGGATTCCTTTACCCCGCAGGCTTCCGCGGTGCCAGGCAGCGACGCCGAGCACGAGGCCGAGCGGGCCGGCGCCGCTCAAACCGAGCTCTTCCCGCTACTGACGCTGTCGGTCGGCGGCATGATGGTCTTCGCCGCGTCCAATGACCTGTTGACGATGTTCGTTGCGCTGGAAGTGTTATCGCTGCCGCTGTACTTGATGTGCGGGCTCGCTCGTCACCGCCGGCTGCTGTCGCAGGAAGCGGCGTTGAAATACTTTTTGCTGGGCGCCTTCTCGTCGGCGTTCTTCCTCTACGGAGTCGCATTGCTCTACGGTGCGACCGCCACGCTGACCCTGTCCGGTATCCGCGATTCGCTTACGGCACAAAGTGATACCTCAATGGCATTGGTCGGCGTCGGGCTGCTGTCGGTCGGCCTGCTGTTCAAGGTCGGCGCGGTCCCCTTCCATTCCTGGATTCCCGACGTGTACCAGGGCGCGCCCACCCCGATCACGGGATTCATGGCGGCCGCCACCAAGGTCGCGGCGTTCGGTGCGCTGCTGCGCGTGGTCTATGTCGCGCTGCCGCCGCTGCACGACCAGTGGCGCCCGGTGCTGTGGGCGATTTCGATCCTGACCATGGCGGTGGCCACCATCACCGCGGTGAACCAGACCGACGTCAAACGGATGCTGGCCTATTCGTCGGTCGCACACGTCGGCTTCATCCTCACCGGCGTCATCGCCGACAACCAAGCCGGCCTGTCGGCAACGCTGTTCTATCTGGTCGCCTACAGTTTTTCCACGGTGGGCGCATTCGCCATCGTGGGCCTGATCCGCAACGCCGAGGGAGTCGAGGACGCCAACCTGTCGCACTGGGCGGGGCTGGGTCAGCGTTCACCCATTGTGGGCGTCATGCTTTCGATGTTTCTGCTGGCGTTCGCCGGCATTCCACTGACCAGCGGGTTTATCAGCAAGTTCGCGGTGTTTAGGGCCGCGGCCCAAGGGGGGGCGGTGCCGCTGGTGATCATCGGTGTGATCGCCAGCGGGGTCGCCGCCTACTTTTACGTGCGCGTGATCGTGCTGATGTTCTTTACCGAAGGCACCGACGACACACCGCAAGTGGTGGCACCGGGCGTGCTGAGCAAAGCGGCCATCGCCGTATGTGCCCTCGTCACAGTGGTTTTGGGGATCATCCCGCAGCCGGTGCTCGATCTGGCCGAGCACGCCGCGCAGCTGCTGCACTAG
- a CDS encoding NADH-quinone oxidoreductase subunit M, producing the protein MSNFAWLSTLWLVPLAGSVLVILLPPGLRQLAKWTGLVASVATLAVSAVVAIGFKPGSQTGTEPYQFVEKHSWIPAFGAGYTLGVDGIAVVLVLLTTVLIPLLLVAGWNDGDGDGPQRPASPSLRSSRGGERTRGVHAYVALTLAIESMVLISLVALDVLLFYVFFEAMLIPMYFLIGGFGQGPGRSRAAVKFLLYNLFGGLIMLAAVIGLYVVTAQHGPGTFDFREIVAGVASGRYGVDPAVFKALFLGFMFAFAVKAPLWPFHRWLPDAAVESTPATAVLMMAVMDKVGTFGMLRYCLQLFPDASTYFRPLIVTLAIIGVAYGAVVAIGQTDIMRLIAYTSISHFGFIIAGIFVMTTQGQSGSTLYMLNHGLSTAAVFLIAGFLISRHGSRSISDYGGVQKVAPVLAGTFMVSAMATLSLPGLAPFVSEFLVLLGTFNRYWLAAAFGVTALVLSAIYMLWLYQRVMTGPVAKGNERIGDLVGREMIVVAPLIALLLVLGVYPKPMLDLINPAVENTMTTIGQHDPAPHVPVKTGAPRTAEGPHQ; encoded by the coding sequence GTGAGCAACTTTGCCTGGCTGAGCACGCTGTGGCTGGTGCCACTGGCCGGTTCGGTGCTGGTCATCCTGCTGCCCCCGGGACTGCGCCAACTGGCCAAGTGGACCGGCCTGGTCGCCAGCGTCGCGACGCTGGCCGTCTCGGCGGTCGTCGCAATCGGCTTCAAGCCCGGCTCCCAAACCGGCACAGAACCGTACCAGTTCGTCGAAAAGCATTCCTGGATACCGGCTTTCGGCGCCGGTTATACCCTCGGAGTGGACGGCATCGCGGTGGTGCTGGTGCTGTTGACCACGGTGCTGATTCCGCTGCTACTGGTAGCCGGCTGGAACGACGGAGATGGTGACGGCCCGCAGCGCCCGGCTTCGCCGAGCTTGCGATCGTCACGAGGTGGCGAGCGCACTCGCGGTGTGCACGCCTACGTCGCGCTGACGCTGGCCATCGAGTCGATGGTACTGATCTCGCTGGTCGCGCTGGACGTGCTGCTGTTCTACGTCTTCTTCGAAGCCATGCTCATCCCGATGTACTTCCTCATCGGCGGCTTCGGCCAGGGTCCGGGTCGCTCGCGCGCTGCGGTGAAGTTCCTGCTGTACAACCTGTTCGGCGGGCTGATCATGCTGGCGGCGGTGATCGGGTTGTATGTGGTGACCGCGCAACACGGTCCCGGCACCTTCGACTTCCGCGAGATCGTGGCCGGTGTTGCCTCGGGCCGCTACGGCGTGGACCCGGCGGTGTTCAAGGCGCTGTTCCTGGGATTCATGTTCGCGTTCGCCGTCAAGGCTCCGCTGTGGCCCTTCCACCGCTGGCTGCCCGACGCCGCGGTCGAGTCGACTCCCGCGACCGCGGTGCTGATGATGGCGGTGATGGACAAGGTTGGCACCTTCGGCATGCTGCGCTACTGCCTGCAGCTATTCCCTGACGCGTCAACGTATTTCCGTCCGCTGATCGTGACGCTGGCAATTATCGGTGTGGCCTACGGAGCGGTGGTGGCGATCGGTCAGACCGACATCATGCGGCTGATCGCCTACACCTCGATCTCGCACTTCGGGTTCATCATCGCGGGTATCTTCGTGATGACCACCCAGGGACAGAGCGGGTCGACGCTGTACATGCTCAACCACGGCCTGTCGACGGCGGCGGTGTTCCTGATCGCCGGCTTCCTCATCTCCCGCCACGGCAGCCGGTCGATCTCCGACTACGGCGGTGTGCAGAAGGTGGCCCCGGTCCTGGCCGGCACCTTCATGGTTTCGGCCATGGCCACCCTGTCGCTGCCCGGCCTGGCTCCGTTCGTCAGCGAATTCCTGGTGCTGCTGGGCACTTTCAACCGCTACTGGCTGGCCGCGGCGTTCGGAGTCACAGCCCTGGTCCTGTCGGCCATCTACATGCTGTGGCTCTACCAGCGGGTGATGACCGGGCCGGTGGCCAAGGGCAACGAACGGATCGGTGACCTGGTGGGCCGCGAAATGATTGTGGTGGCGCCGCTGATCGCGTTACTGCTCGTGCTGGGGGTCTATCCCAAACCGATGCTCGACCTCATCAACCCCGCGGTCGAGAACACCATGACCACCATCGGCCAGCATGATCCCGCGCCTCATGTACCCGTGAAAACCGGCGCCCCCCGGACAGCCGAAGGACCGCACCAATGA